One Streptomyces mobaraensis NBRC 13819 = DSM 40847 DNA segment encodes these proteins:
- a CDS encoding pyridoxamine 5'-phosphate oxidase family protein: protein MSSPASPASPASTASPAPQAEAHTSAPAPAPGGAYERTARTTPTRYRDRASYDRELVHAILDDGYLCHLGFVRDGAPVVLPTLYGRVGERLYVHGSTGSAPLRAAGEAAEGIPVCVTVTHVDGLVLARSAFNHSVNYRSVVVHGTARRVTDPEELATALDALVDQAVPGRAADSRPGSPKELAATAVLRVDLAEVSAKVRAGGPGDDPEDLSLPYWTGVVPVTTVRGTPVPADDLAPGIPLPGYLTPR from the coding sequence ATGTCTTCCCCGGCTTCTCCGGCCTCCCCGGCTTCCACAGCTTCCCCGGCCCCTCAGGCCGAGGCGCACACCTCGGCCCCAGCCCCGGCCCCCGGCGGCGCGTACGAGCGCACCGCCCGCACCACCCCCACCCGCTACCGCGACCGCGCCTCCTACGACCGCGAACTGGTCCACGCCATCCTCGACGACGGCTACCTGTGCCACCTCGGTTTCGTCCGCGACGGCGCGCCGGTCGTCCTGCCGACGCTCTACGGGCGCGTCGGCGAGCGGCTGTACGTGCACGGCTCCACGGGCTCCGCCCCGCTGCGCGCCGCGGGGGAAGCCGCCGAGGGCATACCCGTCTGCGTCACCGTCACCCACGTCGACGGCCTGGTGCTGGCCCGCAGCGCCTTCAACCACTCCGTCAACTACCGCAGCGTCGTGGTGCACGGCACCGCCCGCCGCGTGACCGACCCGGAGGAGCTGGCCACCGCGCTCGACGCCCTGGTGGACCAGGCGGTGCCCGGCCGCGCGGCGGACTCCCGGCCGGGCTCGCCCAAGGAGCTGGCCGCCACGGCGGTGCTGCGCGTGGACCTCGCGGAGGTCTCCGCCAAGGTCCGCGCCGGCGGCCCCGGGGACGACCCGGAGGACCTCTCCCTGCCGTACTGGACGGGCGTCGTCCCCGTGACCACCGTGCGCGGGACGCCGGTCCCGGCGGACGACCTCGCCCCCGGCATCCCGCTCCCCGGCTACCTCACGCCCCGCTGA
- a CDS encoding PadR family transcriptional regulator has product MRYPHGHEHPGFGRRGGGERGERGGRRAFGPFGPPFGGPPFGGRGRGGPGGRARRGDVRASILALLKDRPMHGYEMIREIAERSGGAWRPSPGSVYPTLQLLEDEGLISSASEGGKKLFALTDDGRAEADAGSAAPWEQVAGGADRETAQEIRQAGFALMEAFGQVWRTGSEEQREQALAVVNETRRKLYLILAEGD; this is encoded by the coding sequence ATGCGGTATCCCCATGGTCATGAGCACCCCGGCTTCGGTCGGCGTGGTGGTGGCGAGCGTGGTGAGCGGGGAGGGCGGCGGGCCTTCGGGCCGTTCGGGCCGCCCTTCGGCGGGCCCCCGTTCGGTGGACGGGGGCGCGGCGGCCCGGGCGGTCGGGCGCGGCGCGGTGATGTGCGGGCGTCGATCCTGGCGCTGCTCAAGGACCGGCCCATGCACGGCTACGAGATGATCCGCGAGATCGCGGAGCGCAGCGGCGGCGCCTGGCGGCCCAGCCCCGGATCGGTGTACCCCACCCTCCAACTGCTGGAGGACGAGGGGCTGATCAGCAGTGCGAGCGAGGGCGGCAAGAAGCTGTTCGCGCTCACCGACGACGGTCGCGCGGAGGCCGACGCGGGTTCCGCGGCCCCCTGGGAGCAGGTCGCCGGGGGCGCCGACCGCGAGACCGCGCAGGAGATCAGGCAGGCCGGATTCGCGCTGATGGAGGCGTTCGGGCAGGTCTGGCGCACCGGCAGCGAGGAGCAGCGGGAACAGGCGCTCGCCGTCGTCAACGAGACGCGCCGCAAGCTCTACCTGATCCTCGCCGAAGGCGACTGA
- a CDS encoding Clp protease N-terminal domain-containing protein has product MQSRTPDIGGADEVPLSTEVAAAVAGARRRALRDGDRQIDTAHLLHSLLEADPETRLALPGGPDRLVRLLGYLVQRSIGYGLRWRGRVEDSRALPLLPEGGVPGWSPAAAIAMGEAYARAAVRGPGPVEGLDLLHALALDPRCRAVEVLERAGIDAEGLCVRPGAGRWVRSHAGDGPVGA; this is encoded by the coding sequence GTGCAAAGCCGTACACCTGACATCGGCGGGGCGGACGAGGTGCCGCTGAGCACGGAGGTGGCGGCGGCGGTCGCCGGCGCCCGGCGGCGCGCCCTGCGCGACGGTGACCGGCAGATCGACACCGCCCACTTGCTGCACTCCCTGCTGGAGGCCGACCCCGAGACCCGGCTCGCGCTGCCCGGCGGCCCGGACCGGCTCGTACGGCTGCTCGGCTACCTCGTGCAGCGCAGCATCGGCTACGGCCTGCGCTGGCGCGGCCGCGTCGAGGACTCGCGGGCGCTGCCGCTGCTGCCGGAGGGCGGCGTCCCCGGCTGGTCGCCCGCCGCCGCCATCGCCATGGGCGAGGCGTACGCGCGGGCCGCCGTGCGCGGACCGGGCCCGGTCGAGGGGCTGGACCTGCTGCACGCGCTCGCCCTCGACCCCCGCTGCCGGGCCGTGGAGGTGCTGGAACGCGCCGGGATCGACGCCGAGGGGCTGTGCGTCCGCCCCGGCGCCGGACGGTGGGTCAGGAGCCACGCCGGTGACGGTCCTGTCGGAGCCTGA
- a CDS encoding DMT family transporter, which yields MSDTSVSSSLPSALPSVRPDAPRIPSAARGLLYVTFTALTWGTTGATATLAIDSSGLGPVALTFWRSAGGFALLLAVRFLVPSRRSAGRPRPTGPRRRRVSAALVNGVGLTVFNAAFFAAVDATGTAVGTVVTLGAAPVLAALGGRLLMGERLGGGGRFAVAGALAGLAVLVLGGGSATVRPAGVALALLSAAGYALFAVHARYLGRAGRATDPFTTTLTSFGVCTVLLLPFAVAGGVLPSAQGLGRTLLLMGYLVTVPTALAYALFFTGLQAVRATTATVITLLEPVTAAVIAVTALGERLTAATVLGTVVLMAAVAGLALVETRGAGRAARPAAAVPAGGREVAGEPEAAGAGGAVGGPVSGA from the coding sequence ATGTCCGACACGTCCGTGTCGTCGTCCCTTCCTTCTGCCCTTCCCTCCGTGCGCCCCGACGCCCCGCGGATCCCGTCCGCCGCGCGCGGCCTGCTCTACGTCACCTTCACCGCCCTCACCTGGGGGACCACCGGAGCCACCGCCACCCTGGCGATCGACAGCAGCGGCCTCGGTCCCGTCGCGCTCACCTTCTGGCGCAGCGCCGGCGGCTTCGCGCTGCTGCTGGCCGTACGGTTCCTGGTGCCCTCGCGGCGCTCGGCGGGGCGTCCCCGCCCGACCGGGCCGCGGCGCCGCCGGGTGTCGGCCGCGCTGGTCAACGGGGTCGGGCTCACCGTCTTCAACGCGGCCTTCTTCGCGGCGGTGGACGCGACGGGCACGGCGGTCGGCACCGTCGTCACCCTGGGCGCCGCGCCCGTGCTGGCGGCGCTCGGCGGCCGGCTGCTGATGGGCGAACGGCTCGGCGGGGGCGGCCGGTTCGCCGTCGCCGGGGCCCTCGCCGGGCTGGCCGTGCTGGTGCTCGGCGGCGGCTCGGCCACCGTACGGCCCGCCGGGGTGGCGTTGGCGCTGCTGTCGGCGGCCGGGTACGCGCTGTTCGCCGTGCACGCCCGGTACCTCGGCCGGGCGGGCCGGGCGACGGACCCCTTCACCACGACCCTGACCTCGTTCGGCGTCTGCACCGTGCTCCTGCTGCCGTTCGCGGTGGCGGGCGGGGTGCTGCCGAGCGCCCAGGGGCTGGGGCGCACGCTGCTGCTGATGGGGTATCTGGTGACCGTGCCGACGGCGCTGGCGTACGCGCTGTTCTTCACCGGGCTGCAGGCGGTGCGCGCCACCACGGCCACCGTGATCACCCTGCTGGAGCCCGTCACCGCCGCGGTCATCGCCGTGACGGCGCTGGGGGAGCGGCTGACGGCCGCGACCGTTCTGGGCACGGTGGTGCTGATGGCCGCGGTGGCGGGGCTGGCGCTGGTGGAGACGCGCGGGGCCGGACGGGCCGCCCGGCCCGCGGCGGCCGTTCCGGCCGGGGGCCGGGAAGTGGCCGGGGAACCGGAGGCGGCCGGGGCCGGCGGGGCGGTCGGCGGGCCGGTCAGCGGGGCGTGA
- a CDS encoding EamA family transporter produces MRKELLSGLRSGGRGTGLGLALVSALAFGGSGVAAKPLIEAGLDPLHVVWLRSAGAALVLLPLAWRHRALVTRRPALLAGFGLLAVAGVQTCYFAAISRIPVGVALLVEYLAPALVLGWVRFVRRRAVSRAAAAGVVLAVGGLACVVEVWSGLRFDALGLLLALGGAVCQVGYFVLSDHGGDDAEAADPVGVIAYGFLLGALLLTAVARPWTMDAHVLAGSAGLRGGDVPAVVLLAWLVLVATVAAYLTGVVSVRLLSPQVAGVVACLEAVVATVLAWVLLGERLSVPQLVGGAVVLLGAFVAQRSAPRDGGVRGGGEGADGLGDGLRDGSRDGLCDGLRDVGSRGGLGRAEGGADGRELSGGAPRS; encoded by the coding sequence ATGCGGAAGGAACTGCTGTCCGGCCTGCGGTCCGGCGGAAGGGGGACGGGGCTCGGCCTCGCCCTGGTCTCGGCGCTCGCCTTCGGCGGCTCCGGCGTCGCGGCCAAGCCGCTGATCGAGGCGGGGCTCGACCCGCTCCACGTGGTCTGGCTGCGGTCCGCGGGCGCGGCCCTGGTGCTGCTGCCCCTGGCGTGGCGGCACCGCGCCCTGGTGACGCGCCGTCCCGCGCTGCTCGCGGGCTTCGGCCTGCTGGCCGTCGCGGGTGTCCAGACCTGCTACTTCGCGGCCATCTCGCGGATCCCGGTCGGTGTCGCCCTGCTCGTCGAGTACCTGGCCCCCGCCCTGGTGCTGGGCTGGGTGCGGTTCGTCCGGCGTCGGGCGGTGTCACGGGCCGCGGCGGCTGGCGTGGTGCTGGCGGTCGGCGGGCTGGCCTGTGTGGTCGAGGTCTGGTCCGGGCTGCGCTTCGACGCCCTGGGCCTGCTGCTCGCCCTCGGCGGGGCCGTCTGCCAGGTCGGCTACTTCGTCCTGTCCGACCACGGCGGCGACGACGCCGAGGCCGCCGACCCGGTGGGCGTCATCGCCTACGGCTTCCTCCTCGGCGCCCTCCTCCTCACGGCGGTGGCGCGGCCCTGGACCATGGACGCGCATGTGCTCGCCGGGAGCGCGGGACTGCGCGGCGGGGACGTCCCGGCCGTCGTCCTGCTGGCCTGGCTGGTGCTGGTCGCCACCGTGGCCGCGTACCTCACCGGGGTGGTGTCGGTGCGGCTGCTGTCACCGCAGGTGGCGGGGGTGGTGGCCTGTCTGGAGGCGGTGGTCGCCACCGTGCTCGCCTGGGTGCTGCTGGGCGAGCGCCTGTCGGTTCCGCAGCTCGTGGGCGGCGCGGTCGTGCTGCTCGGGGCGTTCGTCGCCCAGCGCTCGGCGCCGCGGGACGGCGGGGTACGGGGCGGGGGCGAGGGGGCGGACGGTCTCGGGGACGGTCTTCGGGACGGGTCTCGGGACGGTCTTTGCGACGGTCTTCGCGACGTGGGGTCTCGGGGCGGCCTTGGGAGGGCGGAAGGCGGGGCCGACGGGCGGGAGTTGTCCGGCGGCGCGCCGCGGTCCTAA
- a CDS encoding DUF2867 domain-containing protein: MARLTTAAFTEQPWRIHAITGDFSVEDVWSFRTPGAGPDDFPVMVEALRAAGGIRNQPALARLLFAARWRLGALLGWDAPSESVGSRVASLRDRLPADLRDAPRGWDDDAMPLKAVYELRDESARELANKTVHTIMHLGWVPGGAGDHELRMTVLVKANGRFGRLYMALIAPFRYLVIYPAMTRRWEQAWRDRPVAGRGPGPS, translated from the coding sequence ATGGCACGTCTCACCACCGCCGCCTTCACCGAGCAACCGTGGCGCATCCACGCGATCACCGGGGACTTCTCGGTCGAGGACGTCTGGAGCTTCCGCACGCCCGGGGCCGGCCCCGACGATTTCCCCGTGATGGTCGAGGCTCTCCGTGCCGCCGGTGGCATCAGGAACCAGCCCGCACTGGCGAGACTGCTGTTCGCGGCGCGATGGAGGCTCGGCGCGCTGCTGGGATGGGACGCCCCGTCCGAGAGTGTGGGCTCACGGGTCGCCTCGCTCCGTGACCGCCTGCCCGCGGACCTCCGCGACGCGCCGCGTGGATGGGACGACGACGCGATGCCCCTCAAGGCCGTCTACGAACTCCGCGACGAGTCCGCCCGGGAGCTGGCGAACAAGACCGTACACACGATCATGCACCTCGGCTGGGTCCCGGGCGGCGCCGGCGACCACGAGCTGCGGATGACCGTCCTGGTCAAGGCCAACGGACGCTTCGGGCGGCTGTACATGGCCCTGATCGCGCCCTTTCGGTACCTCGTCATCTATCCGGCCATGACCCGGCGGTGGGAACAGGCTTGGCGGGACCGCCCGGTGGCGGGCCGCGGGCCGGGGCCGTCGTGA